The Kwoniella shivajii chromosome 7, complete sequence genome includes a region encoding these proteins:
- a CDS encoding acetoacetate-CoA ligase, protein MSTSAFDPDPDLLWTPSNASLTQTSFFREKINSTYSLSLANYEQLYEWSISHRGAFWSSLWDWENVIGHKGDHVVDESSSPEGNPLWFKESKLNWAENQLRHHEQYPDEIAIIQTSESTSIYTPTTKRVTQYELNRLVGKVQRSLISSGIEKGDRIGFWGGNVLEAVIVLLASSSIGAIFSSAASDFGVDGVKERLEQIKPKILFVTNGVVYNGVIRPLLHLLPDLLSKLSNPPEKLVMIDHLPSELVSSSISSSMSIISKDASNKTIGCNWDQWIDTNEGETVFEKLDFNDPIWILFSSGTTGKPKAIVHRQGGMLLDSMREHHLAGDISMGDVFFYYTTPGWMMFQYLVSSLSTGCTIVLYEGSPLKSPSYLFNLVDELAITIFGTSAKWIEVISKSFPDSDIKDNHGLFSLKQILSTGSPLPPNLFDFIYEKIKKDVLVGSITGGTDICSVFAGRNTSLPVYRGEIQSRMLGFALDTDGPPNTPGELICRQAFPIEPLGFWPLEGHGFLPADVEEAKKRFKESYFKGDEGIWYHGDYVQITPSRSSNSGGILMLGRSDGVLNPGGIRFGPTDIYSVLEGSEFSELGIEETLVVGLMVDGGADEKVVLFVKMKSGRPLDENLIKRIKTAIRLARSARHVPSKIIQVSDIPVTLTNKRVEVPIRKLINGAPVSSINPATLRNPECLEAYAQLGEGMRREEGICV, encoded by the exons ATGTCCACTTCAGCCTTTGACCCAGATCCAGATCTACTTTGGACACCATCGAATGCATCTCTCACGCAAACGTCTTTCTTCCGGGAGAAGATCAATTCGACCTATTCGTTATCCCTTGCAAATTATGAACAACTGTACGAATGGTCCATATCTCATCGAGGGGCTTTCTGGTCATCTCTGTGGGATTGGGAGAATGTCATAGGCCATAAAGGTGATCATGTAGTAGATGAATCCTCAAGTCCTGAAGGTAATCCATTATGGTTCAAAGAATCTAAATTGAACTGGGCTGAAAATCAATTACGACATCATGAACAATATCCTGATGAAATAGCTATCATTCAAACATCCGAATCGACATCTATTTATACACCAACAACGAAACGTGTAACTCAATATGAGTTGAATCGATTAGTAGGTAAAGTTCAACGATCATTAATATCGTCAGGTAtagaaaaaggtgatagaaTTGGGTTTTGGGGTGGAAACGTCTTGGAAGCTGTAATTGTTTTATTAGCTAGTTCAAGTATAGGTGCGATTTTCTCAAGTGCAGCTTCTGATTTTGGTGTAGATGGAGTAAAAGAACGTCTTGAGCAAATCAAACCTAAAATACTTTTTGTTACCAATGGAGTTGTTTATAATGGTGTAATAAGACCTTTATTACATCTTTTACCTGATTTACTATCGAAATTATCCAATCCACCTGAAAAATTGGTCATgatagatcatcttccatcagaacttgtttcttcttcaatatcttcttcaatgtCTATAATATCTAAAGATGCCTCAAATAAAACGATTGGTTGTAATTGGGATCAATGGATAGATacgaatgaaggtgaaacgGTTTTTGAGAAATTGGATTTCAATGATCCGATTTGGatattgttctcttctgGAACAACAGGTAAACCAAAAGCTATAGTT CATCGTCAAGGTGGGATGTTATTGGATTCAATGAGGGAGCACCATCTTGCAGGTGATATCAGTATGGGCGATGTATTCTTTTATTATACTACTCC CGGTTGGATGATGTTTCAATATCTagtatcatcattatcaacagGTTGTACAATCGTCTTATACGAAGGATCACCATTaaaatcaccttcatatTTATTCAACTTGGTTGATGAGTTAGCAATAACGATATTCGGTACATCGGCCAAATGGATAGAAGTGATTTCAAAATCATTTCCAGATTCCGATATCAAAGACAATCACGGTTTATTTAGTTTAAAACAAATTTTAAGTACAGGAAGTCCATTACCACCTAATTTatttgatttcatctatgaaaagatcaagaaagatgttTTGGTCGGTTCAATTACTG GTGGAACGGACATTTGCTCAGTCTTCGCTGGTAGGAATACGAGTTTACCCGTTTATAGAGGAGAAATACAATCTAGGATGTTGGGCTT CGCACTGGATACAGATGGACCCCCGAATACACCTGGTGAATTGATATGTAGACAAGCTTTCCCAATCGAGCCATTGGGGTTCTGGCCTTTGGAGGGACATGGTTTCCTTCCAGCGGACGTAGAGGAGGCTAAGAAAAGATTCAAGGAAAGTTATTTCAAAGGCGATGAAGGGATTTGGT ATCACGGCGACTA CGTTCAGATAACCCCCTCGCGATCATCAAACTCAGGTGGTATATTGATGCTAGGTCGATCAGACGGAGTACTGAATCCAGGGGGAATTAGATTCGGCCCGACTGATATATATTCGGTATTGGAAGGATCTGAATTCTCGGAACTAGGGATAGAAGAGACTCTAGTTGTCGGACTGATGGTTGATGGGGGCGCTGATGAGAAAGTTGTCTTGtttgtcaag ATGAAAAGTGGTAGACCGTTGGATGAGAATCTGATTAAGAGAATAAAGACTGCAATTAGATTAGCTAGAAGTGCTAGACATGTTCCTTCGAAG ATCATACAAGTATCTGATATACCTGTGACTCTGACTAATAAGCgagtagaag TACCCATTCGAAAATTAATAAATGGTGCACCCGTATCAAGCATCAATCCAGCAACTTTACGAAATCCAGAATGTTTGGAAGCGTATGCCCAATTGGGAGAAGGAATGAGGAGGGAAGAGGGAATTTGTGTATGA